Proteins from a single region of Ensifer adhaerens:
- a CDS encoding ABC transporter permease — translation MLRQISASVLSWTYLVLVYAFIFLPVAVLVLFSFQDGRLPVPPFNGFSLQWYEAVFADRKLMAALGNSMVVALVSSVISVLLGFLAAYALARYKLPGSALQRGLLIAPMTVSYLIIALGLLSLMNALHIPLSLMTVGVGHVVINLPLCFAIIYASMGDHHINIERAARDLGANDFKVMALVTAPMLMPSILAAFFLSVTFSWDEFIIAFLLSRFDVTLPVEIWSMLRSGLNPKTNAIGSLVFLASVAVLLILELSLFGRTKKQ, via the coding sequence ATGCTGCGCCAGATTTCCGCAAGCGTGCTGTCCTGGACTTATCTGGTCCTCGTCTACGCTTTCATCTTCCTGCCGGTCGCCGTGCTGGTGCTGTTTTCCTTCCAGGACGGCCGCCTGCCGGTGCCGCCGTTCAACGGTTTCTCGCTGCAATGGTACGAGGCGGTTTTCGCCGACCGAAAGCTGATGGCGGCGCTCGGGAACTCGATGGTCGTGGCGCTCGTCTCCTCGGTCATCTCGGTGCTGCTCGGCTTCCTCGCGGCCTATGCGCTGGCGCGCTACAAGCTGCCGGGCTCGGCGCTGCAGCGCGGCCTGCTGATCGCGCCGATGACGGTCAGCTACCTGATCATCGCGCTCGGCCTTTTGTCGCTGATGAACGCGCTGCATATTCCGCTGTCGCTGATGACGGTCGGCGTCGGCCACGTGGTGATCAACCTGCCGCTCTGCTTTGCCATCATCTACGCCTCGATGGGCGATCACCACATCAACATCGAGCGGGCGGCGCGGGACCTCGGCGCAAACGATTTCAAGGTGATGGCGCTGGTGACGGCGCCGATGCTGATGCCGTCGATCCTCGCCGCCTTCTTCCTTTCCGTCACCTTCAGCTGGGACGAATTCATCATCGCCTTCCTGCTGTCGCGCTTCGACGTGACGCTGCCGGTCGAGATCTGGAGCATGCTGCGCTCCGGCCTCAACCCCAAGACCAATGCCATCGGCTCGCTGGTGTTCCTCGCCTCCGTCGCCGTGCTCCTCATCCTTGAGCTTTCCCTGTTCGGAAGGACGAAAAAACAATGA
- a CDS encoding ABC transporter permease, protein MADAGTLVTATALEDADRRKAWGFVAPALLWTIAFFVVPFAFMAAMSLWKREGRDLVRVWNFDNYTRFFSENALFQGLVNSLEITIIVTVISVLLAYPLAWIIAERVPKRLQRMALILAILPFWTSYVVRSYSWLLVLSKNGVINQLFLNIGLISEPLELASTRTATVIGFVHFFVMLLTLTIYSNLIQLSPNYRRAAADLGANAFQTFWHVVLPLTLPGIVTGAFLTFVLCIGDYVTPQILGGNNELVLPQIIMLQLGRRADFPMAAALSIVLMLAVTVAYLACARWLKIERA, encoded by the coding sequence ATGGCAGACGCCGGAACCCTTGTAACAGCGACAGCGCTTGAAGACGCCGACCGCCGGAAGGCGTGGGGTTTCGTTGCCCCGGCGCTGCTGTGGACCATCGCCTTCTTCGTCGTGCCCTTCGCCTTCATGGCGGCGATGAGCCTCTGGAAGCGGGAAGGGCGGGACCTCGTCCGCGTCTGGAATTTCGACAATTACACGCGTTTCTTCTCGGAGAACGCGTTGTTCCAGGGGCTCGTCAATTCGCTCGAGATCACCATCATCGTGACGGTGATCTCGGTGCTGCTTGCCTATCCGCTCGCCTGGATCATCGCCGAGCGGGTGCCGAAGCGGCTGCAGCGCATGGCGCTGATCCTGGCGATCCTGCCGTTCTGGACCTCCTATGTGGTGCGTTCGTATTCCTGGCTGCTGGTGCTCTCCAAGAATGGCGTCATCAACCAACTGTTCCTGAACATTGGCCTGATTTCCGAGCCGCTGGAGCTTGCCAGCACCCGCACCGCGACGGTGATCGGCTTTGTGCATTTCTTCGTCATGCTCCTGACGCTGACGATCTATTCCAACCTGATCCAGCTGTCGCCGAACTACCGCCGGGCGGCCGCCGACCTCGGTGCCAATGCCTTCCAGACCTTCTGGCACGTGGTGCTGCCGCTGACGCTGCCGGGCATCGTGACCGGCGCCTTCCTCACCTTCGTGCTCTGCATCGGCGACTACGTCACGCCGCAGATCCTCGGGGGGAACAACGAGCTGGTGCTGCCGCAGATCATCATGCTGCAGCTTGGCCGCCGGGCGGATTTCCCGATGGCGGCGGCACTGTCGATCGTCCTGATGCTGGCCGTCACCGTTGCTTATCTCGCCTGCGCCCGCTGGCTGAAGATCGAGAGGGCCTGA
- a CDS encoding ABC transporter substrate-binding protein, with product MQSVRDGARLRRFFSSTAAVAIAALSTMAAPAPVFAQEELNALVWCDHTDPALLEPFEKANDVKVNVKVYEGTGAGLSILDQSQPGDWDVLVIDGVDVHRAIDLDLLAEMPANALPTADIFPEVRMEANNTKDGKTYAVTEKFGYNTISYDKTKVDPKDMQDLSVIWSDKYKGRIALYDYYLPMIGLVGLGLGKKTSELTDADMPAIKEKLAAMRAVSKQVSDVVSSQTALATGEVDILVGGGEWITAVLSADKPSLDWTIPEQGAVRWAQSIGVMKDSTKQELALKFVQYILSPEGQARLATSSCYWAMPANAKAGEFLNDQQKTALRFNEQAEYLKKTQLYPIPSAELDQQFQDAWTEMLQQ from the coding sequence ATGCAGTCAGTTCGTGACGGTGCGCGCCTGCGCCGTTTTTTCTCCTCCACGGCCGCAGTCGCGATCGCCGCGCTGTCGACGATGGCAGCTCCCGCACCGGTCTTTGCCCAGGAAGAGCTCAATGCGCTCGTTTGGTGCGACCATACCGATCCGGCGCTCCTGGAGCCGTTCGAGAAGGCCAACGACGTCAAGGTCAACGTGAAGGTCTATGAAGGCACCGGGGCAGGGCTTTCGATCCTCGATCAGTCGCAGCCGGGTGATTGGGACGTGCTCGTCATCGACGGTGTCGACGTGCACCGCGCCATCGATCTCGATCTCCTGGCCGAAATGCCGGCCAATGCGCTGCCGACTGCCGATATCTTCCCGGAAGTGCGCATGGAGGCCAACAACACCAAGGACGGCAAGACCTACGCCGTCACCGAGAAGTTCGGCTACAACACGATTTCCTACGACAAGACCAAGGTCGATCCGAAGGACATGCAGGACCTGTCGGTCATCTGGTCGGACAAGTACAAGGGCCGCATCGCGCTCTATGACTATTACCTGCCGATGATCGGTCTCGTCGGGCTTGGTCTCGGCAAGAAGACCTCCGAGCTTACCGATGCGGACATGCCTGCGATCAAGGAAAAGCTCGCAGCGATGCGTGCCGTGTCGAAGCAGGTGAGCGACGTCGTCTCGTCGCAGACGGCACTCGCGACCGGCGAAGTCGACATTCTCGTCGGCGGCGGCGAGTGGATCACGGCAGTTCTTTCAGCCGACAAACCGAGCCTCGACTGGACCATTCCCGAGCAGGGCGCGGTGCGCTGGGCACAGTCGATCGGCGTCATGAAGGATTCGACCAAGCAGGAGTTGGCGCTGAAGTTCGTGCAATACATCCTGAGCCCCGAGGGCCAGGCGCGGCTTGCGACGTCGTCGTGCTACTGGGCGATGCCGGCCAATGCCAAGGCGGGCGAATTCCTGAACGACCAGCAGAAGACCGCCCTGCGCTTCAACGAGCAGGCCGAATACCTGAAGAAGACGCAGCTCTATCCGATCCCGTCGGCCGAACTCGACCAGCAGTTCCAGGACGCCTGGACGGAAATGCTGCAGCAGTAA
- a CDS encoding TetR/AcrR family transcriptional regulator: protein MTGLRARQKADRNQRILDAAAVLFREVGYDSARIEDIAERAEVSVGTFYNYYENKGDILLATVSMEVEEVLAAGRSIVDNPPASVMGALDALIGEYYDHSLYYLSKEMWRTAMAIAIQQPESPFSKRYTELDRRLCDQISTLILKLKAKGVVALDIDAEAVGEMFFNNLNMMFTEFAKREPMTLDDLKARVSRQNRPLATLIAAR, encoded by the coding sequence ATGACCGGACTGCGCGCACGGCAAAAAGCCGATCGGAACCAGCGTATTCTCGACGCCGCCGCCGTGCTCTTTCGCGAAGTCGGTTATGACAGTGCGCGCATCGAGGACATTGCCGAGCGCGCCGAGGTCTCGGTTGGAACCTTCTACAACTACTATGAAAACAAGGGCGACATCCTGCTGGCCACCGTATCGATGGAAGTCGAGGAGGTGCTCGCCGCCGGCCGCTCTATCGTCGACAATCCGCCCGCCTCCGTCATGGGCGCGCTGGACGCGCTGATTGGCGAGTATTACGACCACTCGCTCTACTATCTCAGCAAGGAGATGTGGCGCACCGCCATGGCGATCGCCATCCAGCAGCCGGAAAGCCCATTCAGCAAGCGCTACACCGAACTTGACCGGCGGCTTTGCGATCAGATCTCAACCCTGATCCTCAAGCTGAAGGCCAAGGGTGTCGTCGCGCTCGATATCGACGCCGAGGCGGTCGGCGAGATGTTCTTCAACAATCTCAACATGATGTTCACCGAGTTCGCCAAGCGCGAGCCGATGACGCTCGATGACCTGAAGGCACGCGTTTCACGCCAGAACCGGCCGCTGGCGACGCTCATCGCAGCGCGCTGA
- a CDS encoding YybH family protein, whose product MNDLEQSVLQAADRLVTAFASHDRAAYFSAFAPDATFIFHTLDRPLLSRAAYEAEWALWEERDGFRVRTCRSSERHVQAVGDVAVFTHRVETELEFNGEPTTADERETIVFQRASSGDWIAVHEHLSRQS is encoded by the coding sequence ATGAACGATCTCGAGCAGTCGGTGCTTCAGGCCGCCGACCGGTTGGTCACAGCCTTCGCAAGCCATGACCGTGCCGCCTATTTCTCGGCCTTCGCGCCAGACGCTACCTTCATCTTTCACACGCTCGATCGGCCGCTCCTCAGCCGGGCGGCCTATGAGGCGGAATGGGCCCTTTGGGAGGAACGGGACGGCTTTCGCGTGCGCACCTGCCGGTCGAGCGAACGACATGTCCAGGCGGTGGGCGATGTCGCGGTCTTCACGCACCGCGTCGAGACCGAGCTTGAATTCAATGGCGAACCGACGACGGCGGACGAGCGGGAAACGATCGTTTTCCAGCGGGCATCGTCAGGCGATTGGATCGCCGTACACGAGCACCTGTCGCGCCAGAGCTAA
- a CDS encoding transglutaminase-like domain-containing protein: MFVRFGYEIGIRCPQPTPMMTYLSVVPERRGTLRREHGPVSSPLVKMEQITDPHGNTCFRMTVPGGDFKLSYDAVIEDDGKLDASDPLAEAVPVENLPAAWLPYLAASRYCETDRLGTLAWRLFGDVPAGWERVQAISDYVHERLVFSYGYAQAMRTALEAHEDRVGVSRDYAHLAITFCRCMNMPARYVNGYMADIPKSDNPAPMDFNAWFEVFLGDRWHTFDAKNNQRRAGRIAVARGRDAADIPLIQTFGKHELTAFTVWTCVEADSALTRSHRGSDVSLLTPWFSETWSKHLQDRDRNRH, translated from the coding sequence ATGTTCGTGCGCTTTGGCTATGAAATCGGCATTCGCTGTCCGCAACCGACACCGATGATGACCTATCTTTCCGTGGTGCCGGAGCGGCGAGGGACCCTTCGCCGCGAACACGGCCCGGTGTCTTCGCCGCTCGTGAAGATGGAACAGATCACCGATCCGCACGGCAACACGTGCTTCCGGATGACGGTGCCGGGTGGAGATTTCAAGCTGTCCTATGATGCGGTCATCGAGGATGATGGCAAGCTGGATGCTTCAGATCCATTGGCAGAGGCGGTGCCTGTTGAAAACCTTCCTGCGGCATGGCTGCCCTATCTCGCCGCCAGTCGTTACTGCGAAACGGACCGGCTGGGGACGCTTGCCTGGCGTCTGTTCGGCGATGTGCCGGCAGGCTGGGAGCGCGTTCAGGCAATCTCGGACTATGTGCATGAGAGGCTGGTCTTCAGCTACGGCTATGCCCAAGCGATGCGCACGGCGCTCGAAGCCCATGAGGATCGCGTCGGCGTCAGCCGTGATTATGCGCATCTGGCCATCACCTTCTGCCGCTGCATGAACATGCCGGCGCGCTACGTGAACGGCTACATGGCCGACATCCCGAAGAGCGACAATCCGGCGCCGATGGATTTCAACGCCTGGTTCGAAGTCTTTCTTGGAGATCGCTGGCATACGTTCGATGCCAAGAACAATCAGCGGCGGGCAGGACGCATTGCCGTTGCCCGTGGCCGCGACGCGGCCGACATTCCGTTGATCCAGACCTTCGGCAAACACGAACTGACCGCCTTCACCGTCTGGACCTGCGTCGAAGCGGACAGCGCGCTTACGCGCTCGCACCGTGGTTCCGATGTTTCGTTGCTGACCCCGTGGTTCAGCGAAACCTGGTCGAAACACCTTCAAGACCGCGACCGCAACCGCCATTGA
- a CDS encoding NAD(P)/FAD-dependent oxidoreductase — translation MMLTKQKSYAGDGSYPTSYYAASRNIVRTPVRLQGRVETDICVVGAGYSGLSTAIHLAEKGYKVVVIEGAQVGWGASGRNGGQVVNGLNASLATIQRRYGEDAARFVGGLVQEGGKIIRRLVSQYQIDCDLKPGNIYAAYTPAHMQELEAKQALWRKYGMDDHQLLDRAALAKLVKSDAYCGGMLDTTGGHMHPLNLVLGEARAFESIGGTIYEQSPVTRVDHEAARPNVYTEGGEVSARIVVLCGNAYLGDAVPKLVSRVMPVSTQMITTAPLGEELAHSLIPSDMCVEDVRYILDYFRLSADKRMIFGGGTVYGGTDPADVVAKLKPNLEKVFPELKGVKIDHAWSGNFALSFTRVPQMGRIGSNTYFAHGYSGHGVTGSHLFGRTLAEAIDGDTTRYDVFEKLPWYPFPGGRMFRAQYSTIGSWWYQFKDAVGL, via the coding sequence CTGATGCTCACGAAACAGAAATCCTATGCCGGCGACGGCAGCTACCCGACCAGCTACTACGCTGCCTCCCGTAACATCGTCCGCACGCCGGTCCGGTTGCAGGGCCGCGTCGAGACCGACATCTGTGTCGTCGGCGCCGGCTACTCCGGCCTGTCGACCGCGATCCACCTTGCGGAAAAGGGCTACAAGGTCGTCGTCATCGAAGGTGCTCAGGTCGGCTGGGGGGCCTCGGGCCGTAATGGTGGTCAGGTCGTCAACGGCCTCAATGCCAGCCTTGCCACCATCCAGCGCCGCTATGGCGAGGATGCGGCGCGCTTCGTCGGCGGGCTGGTGCAGGAGGGCGGCAAGATCATCCGCCGTCTTGTCAGCCAATATCAGATCGACTGCGACCTGAAGCCGGGCAATATCTACGCCGCCTACACCCCGGCGCACATGCAGGAACTCGAAGCCAAGCAGGCACTCTGGCGCAAATACGGCATGGATGATCACCAGCTCCTCGACCGTGCGGCGCTTGCCAAGCTCGTGAAGTCGGATGCCTATTGCGGCGGCATGCTGGATACGACCGGTGGGCACATGCATCCGCTCAACCTCGTGCTCGGCGAGGCGCGCGCCTTCGAAAGCATTGGTGGCACGATCTACGAACAGTCGCCGGTGACGCGGGTCGACCACGAGGCAGCAAGGCCGAACGTTTATACCGAAGGCGGTGAGGTTTCGGCGCGCATCGTCGTGCTCTGCGGCAACGCCTATCTCGGCGACGCGGTGCCGAAACTTGTCTCGCGGGTCATGCCTGTTTCGACGCAGATGATCACCACAGCGCCGCTTGGCGAAGAGCTGGCCCATTCGCTGATCCCGAGCGACATGTGCGTCGAAGACGTGCGCTACATCCTCGACTACTTCCGCCTTTCGGCAGACAAACGCATGATCTTCGGCGGCGGCACCGTCTACGGCGGTACCGATCCTGCCGATGTGGTTGCGAAGCTGAAGCCCAATCTCGAAAAGGTGTTCCCTGAGCTGAAGGGGGTGAAGATCGACCACGCCTGGAGTGGCAATTTCGCACTCTCCTTCACCCGCGTGCCACAGATGGGCCGGATCGGCAGCAATACCTACTTCGCCCACGGCTATAGTGGCCACGGCGTCACTGGCTCGCACCTCTTCGGCCGCACGCTCGCCGAGGCAATTGATGGCGACACCACGCGTTACGACGTCTTTGAAAAGCTGCCGTGGTATCCGTTCCCGGGCGGCCGCATGTTCCGTGCCCAATATTCGACGATCGGTTCCTGGTGGTACCAGTTCAAGGATGCGGTCGGTCTCTAA
- a CDS encoding glutamine synthetase family protein, which translates to MSLDAEDPSAFKAWLEQNGPIESIQAVVCDLNGIMRGKRVPVEQAAKVLGGGIRMPLSIVGVDVWGEDIINSEQVFASGDRDGICGVTGRGALPVNWTSRPSALVPLWLQLEDGKPFLADPRQALAAVVREYQELGLRPVVATELEFYLIDPEPDSAVPPISPYTGKRLDSDAILSIDELDDFGEFFSDVYKECARQNVPADAAIAENGIGQFEINLLHTDDPLKAADDAIFFKRIVKGVARKHGLAATFMAKPYGTRSGNGLHIHFSLLDEEGNNVFNDGSDEGSPMLKNAVAGLLRGMAETTLLFAPHFNSYRRLRPDTHAPTAVCWGYENRTSAIRIPGGNPAARRIEHRVAGADANPYLVIAAILGAALVGIRNKWKPPAPVSGRAYAAEKLPKIPSEWGQAVDSFEAGPIAAEIFDPVLRSMLIACKRQEIAGFAEQVTDYEFSAYLEIV; encoded by the coding sequence ATGTCGCTCGACGCGGAAGATCCCAGCGCATTCAAGGCATGGCTCGAGCAAAACGGGCCGATAGAAAGCATCCAGGCGGTTGTCTGCGACCTCAACGGCATCATGCGCGGCAAGCGCGTGCCGGTGGAGCAGGCGGCCAAGGTGCTCGGCGGTGGCATCCGCATGCCGCTCTCGATCGTCGGGGTTGACGTCTGGGGTGAGGACATCATCAACAGCGAGCAGGTGTTTGCGAGCGGCGACCGCGATGGCATCTGCGGCGTTACCGGCCGCGGCGCGCTGCCCGTCAACTGGACCTCGCGACCAAGCGCGCTGGTGCCGCTCTGGCTACAGCTCGAAGACGGCAAGCCGTTCCTGGCCGATCCGCGCCAGGCGCTGGCGGCGGTCGTGCGCGAGTATCAGGAACTCGGCCTTCGCCCCGTCGTTGCGACCGAGTTAGAATTCTATCTGATCGACCCGGAACCCGACAGCGCTGTGCCACCAATCTCGCCCTATACCGGCAAGAGGCTCGATTCCGACGCGATCCTGTCAATCGACGAGCTCGACGATTTCGGTGAGTTTTTCTCCGACGTCTACAAGGAGTGCGCCCGGCAGAACGTGCCGGCGGACGCGGCGATCGCCGAAAACGGCATCGGACAGTTCGAGATCAATCTGCTGCACACCGACGATCCGCTGAAGGCGGCCGACGACGCCATCTTCTTCAAGCGTATCGTCAAGGGTGTGGCGCGCAAGCACGGGCTCGCTGCGACCTTCATGGCCAAGCCTTACGGCACGCGTTCGGGCAACGGCCTGCATATCCATTTCAGCCTGCTCGACGAAGAGGGCAACAACGTCTTCAACGACGGTAGCGACGAGGGTTCGCCGATGTTGAAGAATGCTGTTGCCGGGCTGCTGCGCGGCATGGCCGAAACGACGCTGCTGTTTGCGCCGCACTTCAATTCCTACCGGCGCCTGCGGCCGGATACGCACGCGCCGACGGCCGTCTGCTGGGGCTACGAGAACCGCACCTCGGCGATCCGCATTCCCGGCGGCAATCCCGCCGCGCGCCGCATCGAGCACCGCGTCGCCGGCGCGGATGCCAATCCCTATCTCGTCATTGCCGCGATCCTCGGCGCTGCCTTGGTCGGCATCCGCAACAAGTGGAAGCCGCCGGCGCCGGTTTCCGGTCGTGCCTATGCAGCGGAGAAATTGCCCAAAATTCCCTCGGAATGGGGGCAAGCGGTCGATAGCTTCGAGGCAGGACCGATTGCCGCCGAAATCTTCGATCCCGTGCTGCGCTCGATGCTGATCGCCTGCAAACGCCAGGAGATCGCAGGCTTTGCCGAGCAGGTCACGGACTACGAATTCAGCGCCTATCTGGAAATTGTCTGA
- a CDS encoding GntR family transcriptional regulator produces MKPLVLPPLARPDGMTTHDYAFNRLRQAIMVGAFRPGTSVTIRGLAEALESSPTPVREALRQLTSIGALQFLENRRIVVPHITPARFEELILLRIALESHAARRAVAHLSERQIEQIAAIDDSIETEIRSGDKVAALIANQAFHRMIYTANPDAVAMPLIESVWLQLGPILGIAMEHVTELYVVDRHREAIEALRRRDEEAVANAIAADIREGIGGFDQQAVARLLRLAA; encoded by the coding sequence TTGAAACCCCTCGTTTTGCCGCCACTTGCCAGACCCGACGGCATGACCACGCATGACTACGCTTTCAACCGGCTCAGGCAGGCGATCATGGTCGGCGCCTTCCGGCCCGGCACCTCGGTCACCATCCGCGGCCTTGCCGAGGCGCTCGAAAGCAGCCCGACGCCGGTGCGCGAGGCGCTGCGACAACTGACCTCGATCGGTGCGCTGCAGTTCCTCGAAAACCGCCGGATCGTCGTGCCGCATATTACGCCCGCCCGTTTCGAGGAGCTGATCTTGCTCCGCATCGCGCTCGAAAGCCATGCCGCGCGCCGAGCTGTCGCCCACCTCTCCGAGCGCCAGATCGAGCAGATCGCAGCGATCGATGACAGCATCGAGACCGAGATCCGCAGCGGTGACAAGGTGGCGGCGCTGATCGCCAACCAGGCGTTTCACCGTATGATCTATACGGCCAACCCCGATGCGGTCGCCATGCCGCTGATCGAGAGCGTCTGGCTACAGCTCGGCCCCATCCTCGGCATCGCCATGGAACACGTCACCGAGCTCTATGTAGTGGACCGGCATCGGGAAGCGATCGAGGCGCTCAGGCGGCGCGATGAAGAGGCCGTGGCCAACGCGATCGCCGCCGACATCCGGGAGGGGATCGGCGGTTTCGACCAGCAGGCGGTCGCGCGCCTCCTGCGGTTGGCGGCCTGA
- a CDS encoding M24 family metallopeptidase produces the protein MNELTKSRFAALRRKMAESKVGLVALAPGSHMDWLIGYHPHPDERPCLLLIGPEKEAFLMPALNAEGTREHTDIEFHNWADDVGPSDALTSALADVDAAAPGRVVLDETMRADFALLLIDALPTDTAREFTPATLGALRMRKDKSEYALLKMNAGIADRAMQAAFSKIRPGMTEKELAAEIRGHFASEGAAPAFWIVGAGGNGAFPHHSASERVIEEGDAVVIDIGGRKQGFPSDITRMAIVGRAPEGYGQIHTIVERAVQAALKAARPGVLAKDVDDAARKVISDAGYGEYFVHRTGHGMGIDGHEPPYITATSETVLEEGMVFSIEPGIYLPGRFGIRLEDIVILREDGPEVLSSLPRDVHVAKV, from the coding sequence ATGAACGAACTCACCAAGAGCCGTTTTGCAGCCCTCCGCCGCAAGATGGCCGAAAGCAAGGTCGGCCTCGTCGCGCTCGCGCCGGGATCGCACATGGATTGGCTGATCGGCTACCACCCGCATCCGGACGAGCGGCCCTGCCTGCTTTTGATCGGCCCGGAAAAGGAAGCCTTCCTGATGCCGGCACTCAATGCCGAAGGAACGCGCGAGCACACCGACATCGAGTTCCACAACTGGGCCGATGACGTAGGACCGAGCGACGCTCTGACGTCGGCCCTCGCCGATGTCGACGCCGCCGCACCAGGCCGCGTCGTGCTCGACGAGACCATGCGCGCGGATTTCGCGCTGCTGCTGATCGACGCGCTGCCCACGGATACCGCCCGCGAGTTCACGCCGGCGACGCTCGGCGCTCTGCGCATGCGCAAGGACAAGAGCGAATACGCGCTTCTGAAAATGAACGCCGGCATTGCCGACCGTGCGATGCAGGCGGCGTTTTCGAAGATCCGCCCGGGCATGACCGAGAAGGAACTGGCCGCCGAAATCCGCGGGCACTTCGCCTCGGAAGGTGCGGCACCGGCCTTCTGGATCGTCGGCGCCGGCGGCAATGGCGCCTTCCCGCATCACTCGGCGAGCGAGCGGGTGATCGAGGAAGGCGACGCCGTCGTCATCGACATCGGCGGCCGCAAGCAGGGCTTCCCGAGCGATATCACTCGTATGGCGATCGTCGGCCGTGCACCTGAAGGCTACGGCCAGATCCACACGATCGTCGAAAGGGCTGTGCAGGCGGCACTGAAGGCGGCTCGCCCGGGCGTTCTCGCCAAGGACGTCGACGACGCAGCCCGCAAGGTGATTTCGGATGCAGGCTACGGCGAGTATTTCGTCCACCGCACCGGCCACGGCATGGGCATCGACGGGCATGAGCCGCCGTACATCACCGCGACCTCTGAAACCGTGCTGGAGGAAGGCATGGTCTTCTCCATCGAGCCCGGCATTTATCTCCCCGGCCGCTTCGGCATCCGGCTCGAAGACATCGTCATTCTGCGTGAGGACGGGCCGGAGGTTCTCTCTTCCCTCCCCCGCGACGTTCACGTCGCCAAGGTCTGA
- a CDS encoding FadR/GntR family transcriptional regulator, giving the protein MSEPARAALMPLPPADRAQQVIAALADYIEQSGLKPGERLPAERELMTALAVGRSTIREVIRHFQALGVVEARKGSGTYLLRAISGATVHMPLTLDAAHLRDVLLMTLEVRRGIEVEANMVAARRRTDDDLKIIEIKLNEMERVHIAKGTSGPEDLAFHLAIYDATHNPLFRQLLEQMREAFERFWEEPFDRSDFARRSFPFHRTLFNAIAAQDPDAAREETLKILAIVEEDIKEMSK; this is encoded by the coding sequence ATGAGTGAACCGGCAAGAGCAGCACTGATGCCCCTGCCCCCGGCCGATCGGGCCCAGCAGGTTATTGCCGCGTTGGCTGACTACATCGAACAATCGGGACTGAAGCCTGGCGAACGCCTGCCGGCCGAGCGCGAACTGATGACGGCGCTCGCCGTCGGCCGCTCCACCATCCGCGAGGTCATCCGCCACTTCCAGGCGCTTGGCGTGGTCGAGGCGCGCAAGGGCAGCGGCACCTATCTCCTGCGCGCGATCTCGGGCGCCACCGTCCACATGCCACTCACGCTCGACGCCGCCCACCTGCGCGACGTGCTGTTGATGACGCTAGAAGTCCGCCGCGGCATCGAGGTCGAGGCGAACATGGTCGCCGCGCGCCGGCGGACCGATGATGACCTGAAGATCATTGAAATCAAGCTCAACGAGATGGAGCGGGTGCACATCGCCAAGGGCACCTCAGGCCCGGAAGACCTCGCCTTTCATCTCGCAATCTACGACGCCACCCACAATCCGCTCTTCCGCCAGTTGCTCGAACAGATGCGCGAGGCCTTCGAGCGCTTCTGGGAAGAGCCTTTCGACCGGTCGGACTTCGCCCGCCGCTCCTTCCCCTTCCACCGCACCCTCTTCAACGCGATCGCAGCCCAGGACCCTGACGCTGCGCGCGAAGAAACGCTGAAAATCCTCGCGATCGTCGAGGAAGACATCAAGGAAATGTCCAAATGA